caaaaaccatgacttcacttattcaccaattttgctaccaaggcacaaaaagcctatctgatggaggagggcaaaacacatctcaccatggaagccaagacccaaagctagaccgtgttgagcgtctagactcaaggaagGAGCATCTAGGACGTGATGAGagaaggctacacatggagcgtcgaggaggagacctagaccgtctaggccctattacaaggtcaatggctaagcacattcacgcccaattggatgaagccacggatggaagagagaaagccttgtacatgttacatggaggcccattaggggtgcttagtaattagagtagtgttagaaagcataaatgagtgaacattctagaaacttgTTTACTTGGCTGGTCATGagcacatgtgccatgtgccttatcatttttgcatttcatttggctctcatttcattaggaattagcttagctttcacggacctatagcctataaataggaaggccatctcttgtattttccaagattattgtgagtaaagttatgctgcccatattgtgccaagctttgcttctacctagattctaggctctaatcttcacatccttcacctctcattgggctggccgaacctcccaacttccatacacaccatgcaccttcaagatcaccatagctcttaggaggatcttgcacatacacatccatggcttccgcaccatctttcacatgattctaagaagaacttcatgaatttgccatcattggGTATcagagcataggttcttcaaagatgagttgttcttggtcttttcatttttagttcttctttatttcatgttgttcatcttgtttccatagttgtcttgctgttttttacattttaatttgttttggtgtgctatttggaagatccaaccggtgcactttgttcaattgatcttgaacaattcttttgcaatttgtgataggattccatacacctttgagttgctattttcttttaggtttttgagtctttattgcacttttaatttggttcatattatgctctttgagtttttaatttctgaatccatatatgttttgtcaagtcatgttcatccacaatgtcatcaattcatagtagtcctttgtttggcttgattgtttcttgattttgggtatctatatttgctttgaatctgttgttcttttgatcttttggtgccttttaattttagtttgagttcatatttgtgtttagatcttacacaaattccttttcttaattccattgtgtttaaattttggtatcttgctgttttttccagtttttccagaatcccctgtttcacattctctgtgctggctgttttgttccagaaaaatattttcactcataggaaaattttgattctctggaatatgcaagattagagtgttatagaaaagacaaaaaaagaattagctcaaaagagtcaacagaaaaaaaaatgataaatattttaaaatcagtgtgcaaatctgaggcgctacagctggcgtaactgaacactgaaattgaaaaatttattaaaaaaaaatggttcatgcgttttgagtgattccaatgccagattttagctaagatcttgaatattttgcatatcaaatttaagaatcaaatctaaaaagcacagctcagcataaattggggaaaaacacgtttctggcccacaacaattttccagtggtgctgttttttattttgtaatctaattctagtgctatttttaggattcttttgtgtgcctacctttatttgagtacctttatttgcttgtctaatattctttgaactctttctagttgtcacaatctaactccatttgtgtggtactgttttcttcaattaaattgtttcttgtttttattctttgacctctaaatttggtgttgGAATTAATTCTCTTTTGGTGCTTgattgagtggaaatttgacttgggCGGATgatctttctagaagatacgccttgctaaatcttttaacatctcaatatcttggttttgatcacattaaggaactttatcatgatgaccttgatttttctctcctctatcaagagtgtcttcactagtacaaaattctTCAATAACGACACCTTTCAAAGACGGTTTAGAGACAACCATCGTTAAAAACTAGGCGGTGGCACTGCTGTAATTTTTTCGAAAATTTTTTggacttttaacgacggttcaccccagaaccgtcgttaaaagtcaCGGGGTGAGAATTAACGACGGTTCCCcccagaaccgtcgttaaaagtggCGCCCATGGGATTTAACGACGGTTCacagaaccgtcgttaaaagtcttttttaaaaattaaaactgcACGCTCCCACTCTCAGAAACTTACTTCCTTCTTTCTCACTTCCTTTCAACGAGCTCTATTCCCGCGCCAACTGCGACCCAACCACAACCGCGAACCCCGACCGCGCCGCGAACCCCACCGCGCCGTGACTGCGACCCAACCACGACCGCGCCCCCACCGCCGTGACTGCGCCGCGAACGCCGACTGCATCGCCCCCCACCGCGCCGTGACTGCGCCACGAACGCCGACTGCGCTGCGAACCCCACCGCTCCGCGACCGCGCCGTGACCGCGCCCCCACCGCGCCGTGACCCGCGAACCCCGACCGCGATCCCGCGACCGCGCCGACCGCGCCTCTGCCCACCGCGCCGCAACCCGCGAACACGACCGCGCCTGCGAACCCCGACCGCTCCGCGACCGCGCCGTGACCGCGCCCCCAACGCGCCGTGACCCGCGAACCCCGACCGCGAACCCGCGACCGCGCCTCTGCCACAGCGACCGCGGCTCTACTTCCGCGTACCCGCGCCCCTGCCGTTGCACCTGCGACCGCCATTCACGCCTACGTGACCGTCCATCCATTTGAGGTTAGtgtattcttatttattatcaCCTATATTTTGAAAGTATTCGTTTTGAGTCATTATATACTGTTCTGACATATTGAACGCACtggttctgagtccggaggtgtccgaccttcggcaattttcagtaattatatattgttttgacatattgaacgcactggttctgagtccggaggtgtccgaccttcggcaattttcagtaattatatattgttttgacatattgaacgcactggttctgagtccggaggtgtccgaccttcggcacttttgttttattttttcatgattACATATTGAAAGTATTGGTTCTTAGTTTAGCAGTTCTATGGATCGGAGTTGGATTAATACATCACGAATAAGTGATACTTACGAAAAAGGGGTGGAAGAGTTCATACAATTCGCAGAACATAATGCCGTTAGTTATAAGAATGGAGTAAGGATAAGGTGTCCTTGTATCAATTGTttaaatggaaggatattgagtgtttctgaaattagagaacatcttttgtgtgatggatttttgaaaagttatacaacatggacgtggcatggtgaattgttagacttGCCAAGTGTGCACGGAGGTTCGGACGAAGTGCATTTCTCAATGGATGATAGAttagaagacatgattcgtgacGTGGGAGCAGAATCATTTGCTAAtgtagtttttgaaaatatgtctaatgatgcagagactcctttgtatcctggttcaactaacttcacacgattatcagcagtgttaaggttgatgaatttgaaggcaatgaatggatggaccgacaaaagttttacagaattgcttcaattgcttaAGGACATGCTTCCAGAAGGAAATACCTTGCCCAATCGAAATTATGAGGCGAAAAAAATACtctgtccaatgggtatggagtatagaaaaatacattcatgtcctaacgattgtattttatacagaaatgagtatgaagatttaagaagatgtccCAGGTGTGGTTTGTCACGCTATAAGGTTAAGGTTGgtcagaatgatgaaattgatgaattgacaaaggaaggtcctcctgctaaggttgtttggtatcttccgataattccaaggcttaagcgtttgtttgcaaatgcagatgacgctaaaaaccttaggtggcatgcagataatagaaaatgtgatggattacttcgtcatcctgctgattctttgcagtggaagaatattgataaagaatttcctgaatttggaaaagaatcaagaaacttaagacttggattggcaactgatggaatgaatccctttggaaatttaagtagtaatcatagttcatggcccgttttgttagtgatttacaacttacctcctgcgttgtgtatgaagcgcaaatacatgatgttatctatgatgatctctggtccaaaacaacctggaaatgacatagatgtttatcttaatccattgattgaagatttgaaattattgtggaatgaaggggttgatgtgtttgacgcgtttaaaaatgaatctttcCGATCGCATGCGATGTTGTTTTGTACTATCAATGACTTCCCTGCATATGGGAActtgtcaggttatagtgtgaaaggccatagagcatgtccaatatgtcaagacaagacatcttatgagcagttgaaacatggaagaaaaaccgtgtatcttggtcatcgtagatttctaaagaaatatcatCCGTATCGTCGattgaaaaaagcttttaacggataccaagaacatgacatttgtcccactccattaagtggtgttgaaatttatgaaaagatcaaaaatgttaatgtgacttttggaaaaatgaaaaagaagcaAACGGTGAGTGAAATATGGAAAAAGAGATCAATCTTTTTTGATCTTCCGTATTGGTGTAAGTTGGATGTTAGACACTGTCTAGATGTAATGCACgtagagaagaatgtgtgtgacagtctaataggaacacttctgaacattaaaggcaaaacaaaggatggtgtgaatgcacgtctggatttgattgaaatgaatatacgagaggaattggcaccgagagaagttggtaaacgtacatacttgcctgcagcgtgttacactttgtcaaagaaagagaaaacaagtttttatgaatgtcttaaaggtgttaaggtaccacaaggctactcttcaaatgtgaagagtcttgtatctatgaatgatttgaaactaattggctTAAAGTCACATGATTGTCACGTTCTAATGCAACAATTATTACCAGTGGCTATTCGTGGAATCTTGCCCaaaaatgttaggcatacaatcactcgactatgttcatttttcaattccatatgtagtaaagagattgactctcagaagttggatgaacttgaagaagaaataattgttatcttgtgtcaactcgagatgttttttcctccatctttttttgatattatggtacacttggttgttcatcttgtaagagaaatcagattgtgtgggccagtttatatgcgatggatgtatccagttgaacgatacatgaagattttgaagggatatgtgaagaatcaatgtcgtccagaagcttccattattgaaagatacatttcagaagaatctattgagttttgttccgagtacatgtcaaaagccaaatgtataggagttcctgaaaaaggttggcactctcgtagattcataagtaaatcttcaagaggtgtacatgtcataagcaaatctagagaagaggttctgcaagcacacttgtatatcttgaataacactgatgaggtgttaccatacttagatacacacaaagacattgtcaaatataaaaatccaagacaatcagaaaaatgggtgttaattgagcataacaaaactttcatgtcatggtttaagcaacaaataatgaatgatccatcagcatctgaaacattaacatggcttgcaaacggtctcaaatttgatgttttatgttgttctggctatgaagtaaatggttgtttgttttacacaaagtctcgagatgataggagtacagtgcaaaatagcggagtcaccttggaggcagagtctatgcagttttcaactgcaaaggatcaaaatcctgttgtgggatcaatgccttattatggtgtcatagtagagatttgggaagttaattataccaagtttactgtacctgttttcaaatgcaagtgggttgacaataagactggtgtcaaagttgatgaatcaggaatgactttggttgactttcgaaagataggttatcatgacgaaccatttataatggcacatcaagcttcccaagttttctatatccaagATCCTACGTCTGACCACTGGTCTGTTGTGCTACatggaaaaaaacaacataatgacccagaagatacaaacaatgacatttgtgagattgaatcacttacaagaacgaccatcaataaagagtacgaggatgttgctgatgttgtacatgcaactcgaaatgatcatgatgaaggaatatatatttgtatgtacatgtgattcatgtttagttttacaatatatttcattttcattatatttcatatttttgatgcttattatatttttttgataacAGGAACATGGCAGATGATAAAGTTTCCCATTCAAAAACTGGTAGAGGACCTACAAGATTGAAGAATATGTTTAAGAAGATAACTAAAGATGACAAAATACCTTTGTCTATTGATATCCACACTGGTGTGCCCACTGGGCAACATGCAAAGAAATATAGGAGTTATCTCGGAGTACTTTCTCGTGAAAGGATCTCTATCTTAACTCAGTCCTGGGATCACGTGACTGACCACGAGAAAAACatgatttggcaagatattctggtatgtaactgtttttactttgctaaatctaaagttcttttatactttgtttttgtttatgaactaattctttcaaacaacGTAGACACATTACAACATCCCGAATGTGGAAATCTTGAAAGCGAAGGTTCTTTCAGATGTGGGTGTCAAGTTTCGTCAgtttaaatcaaaattgacaacagattatatatatgggaaaaggaaagaagaaaatccttgtgcaaaatatgcatccattgatgaagaaacttggcAGCAGTTTGTCAATATTCGACAAACTGAAAAATGGCAGGTTAgtatcacttttatatttgaatatagtttatattaacgtATTACTAAATTTTGAGTGTTATGATAGGAGGTTCGAAACAAAGCAAAAGCCAATCAGGCACATAATGATACCCCACACTTATTGTCTCGTGGTGGTTATAAGTTGCTAGAGCAGAGGATGCTTGAAGAAAAGATTCAAGCACGTTCTACTTCCATTGAGGAAATGAATAGTGTAGATTCTTTAAGACCTCTATCCCCACCACTCCGACATGAGATGTGGAAGGGTGCCCGTATAAACACATTAGGGACATGGAGTTCTAAGTCTACAGAACAAACAGTTGAACGCATTGtaagtttgacaatttcttttcaatgtgttattttaaattctatgtgttattttaaattcaatgtgttgaagtttgtcaatttcttttcatttgttttaggattctcttaatgagcaatcaacacaggggacttttaaaccatgtggtcgcaatgatattcttaatgttgctcTCGGACGACCTGAACACCCTGGACGTGTTCGTGTAGCTGGATATGGGGTTGGGATTCGGTCATACTTTGGACCTCCATCACACAGCAAGGAACAATTGTCCAATGAACCTAGCCAAGAGTATTTACTACAACTACGTGAGCAGTTAAAGGCTGAGGTAACTCAAGAGCTTAAAGAAAGCTTCATGGAGGAGTTTAGTGCGCGAATGGAAATGGAGTTCAAAAAGCGGTTGGAGGGTTTAGGACACTCACAGCAACCACCTACTATGGTAGAAGATGAACCACCTCCGCCTTCTATTAAGAAAGTCAGCACTAAAGGGAGTTGTTCGGCAGTTGATCTATCAGGGgatgactttggctcaactagccaatgcgaattatatgttgagtgtaattctttgacccgattcgttgccttgggtaagtgttatgaaggggtcacaatgttacacaatgtgcctcttccttctaatttgatgaaggtcacggtggagaaggtcctttatgGTGATCTTACAGTTCCTGTGCCGACATCAGAGGTGACAATTGTGGCAGAGGCATTACATACTTTCGTTGCCTGGCCTAGACATCTCGTCAGACCTATAGACTCTATGGTATATATTTGCACTAATACTAATACAATTATGATATATtacattctaactaatttaagtattttttgttttgatgagtagcaggaacctaagacaaatTTGCCTctgggaaagaagaaaatagtctccattgatgatcctctggcggcattggtggaagttgctacagctttagatacaaccgtcttagaggttccatgggatgctaatgtttttggaaggcatagtaatctaccgttgtacgttcacatgtctgatttgttggaccttgcatccggagatcaagagattaacataacagttctgcaattatggatgatgtaagttcaaattttaaattctttatacttttgatttattaaatatattagtactaacttattgaaatttaggtatctttctggattatgctttgatgaggggaaacataatatatatgggtttttagaccctcaaatcactcaatcaattggaaacaagaagtcggaaacacaaacatacatcaccactgccttaaagaatggtggaaaacacatttattttgctccgtacatccatgagtaagttcttatttattaaataagttttaataaattattgaaataagagaaactaattaactgatttgttatacaggcgtcattggcaactattgatcatatctgttcaagatcataccgctgcatggttttgctccttgcataaaaaacctcctgcctattttaaaaacattatagataggtacggcagtttcatttaacatttattattacttatatattatataatgttatgtattctaacatgaaatcttattattttagtgcttactctggatataatatgttgtctgggaggagaacttcaaacgcacaaaaactcacttggatgtaccttaaggtatttaaagtatatttgttcacttaatttaatgtgtttcactcattcatttaatacatttattttcacatgcagtccaacaggcaacctaaaaattatgagtgcggttattatgttatgcagtggatgttgactattttgcaagctgaaattaagaaaggttgggataaggtaatacctcaatacaataaacactttaaaatttgagatttattaatcatgcactaattcaaaatatttcaaatgtcacagttGTTCAACGACCAACACCGGCTAGATTTAGAAGCATTGGAGTATGTgagaacaacatggtcaaagtattttgtaaccatgtataacactctagtatagataaatcattacaatgacaaattttttcatatattaccaaacttttttgtatttatgttataatttgttgtatgtaatttttatatttaaattatgatttgaaatgtttttattttctggaattgaaaactttatgcaggttatttgagattttttaaaaaataaaattttttattttttttaatgaatacatataacgacggttccacttggaaccgtctttaaaaatgcacacatataacgacggttcctaGAGGAACCGTCGTTGAAAGtcacattaaatttttttttggggAATAGAAGccacttttaacgacggttttaccaaccgtcgttaaaagttaataccttttaacgacggttcccagaaccgtcgttaaaaattCATACCTTTTAACGACGCCTGTAATAACGACAGttctggaaccgtctttaaatgtcgattttaaccgtcgttaatttacctttttgtactagtgcttaaaggaggacacaaagacttttttattcaagatggctttctttttaaaggaaaacgtctttgtgttccccaatgctctattagattatctcttgttagagaagctcatgaggggggtttaatgggacattttggggttgctaaaactttggatgtgttgcatgaacatttcttttggcctcatatgcataaacatgttcatagtttgtgtgataaat
The sequence above is a segment of the Phaseolus vulgaris cultivar G19833 chromosome 2, P. vulgaris v2.0, whole genome shotgun sequence genome. Coding sequences within it:
- the LOC137809140 gene encoding uncharacterized protein, with translation MDRSWINTSRISDTYEKGVEEFIQFAEHNAVSYKNGVRIRCPCINCLNGRILSVSEIREHLLCDGFLKSYTTWTWHGELLDLPSVHGGSDEVHFSMDDRLEDMIRDVGAESFANVVFENMSNDAETPLYPGSTNSKVVWYLPIIPRLKRLFANADDAKNLRWHADNRKCDGLLRHPADSLQWKNIDKEFPEFGKESRNLRLGLATDGMNPFGNLSSNHSSWPVLLVIYNLPPALCMKRKYMMLSMMISGPKQPGNDIDVYLNPLIEDLKLLWNEGVDVFDAFKNESFRSHAMLFCTINDFPAYGNLSGYSVKGHRACPICQDKTSYEQLKHGRKTVYLGHRRFLKKYHPYRRLKKAFNGYQEHDICPTPLSGVEIYEKIKNVNVTFGKMKKKQTVSEIWKKRSIFFDLPYWCKLDVRHCLDVMHVEKNVCDSLIGTLLNIKGKTKDGVNARLDLIEMNIREELAPREVGKRTYLPAACYTLSKKEKTSFYECLKGVKVPQGYSSNVKSLVSMNDLKLIGLKSHDCHVLMQQLLPVAIRGILPKNVRHTITRLCSFFNSICSKEIDSQKLDELEEEIIVILCQLEMFFPPSFFDIMVHLVVHLVREIRLCGPVYMRWMYPVERYMKILKGYVKNQCRPEASIIERYISEESIEFCSEYMSKAKCIGVPEKGWHSRRFISKSSRGVHVISKSREEVLQAHLYILNNTDEVLPYLDTHKDIVKYKNPRQSEKWVLIEHNKTFMSWFKQQIMNDPSASETLTWLANGLKFDVLCCSGYEVNGCLFYTKSRDDRSTVQNSGVTLEAESMQFSTAKDQNPVVGSMPYYGVIVEIWEVNYTKFTVPVFKCKWVDNKTGVKVDESGMTLVDFRKIGYHDEPFIMAHQASQVFYIQDPTSDHWSVVLHGKKQHNDPEDTNNDICEIESLTRTTINKEYEDVADVVHATRNDHDEGIYYLGVLSRERISILTQSWDHVTDHEKNMIWQDILTHYNIPNVEILKAKVLSDVGVKFRQFKSKLTTDYIYGKRKEENPCAKYASIDEETWQQFVNIRQTEKWQSRGCLKKRFKHVLLPLRK